Proteins from one Sarcophilus harrisii chromosome 2, mSarHar1.11, whole genome shotgun sequence genomic window:
- the LOC100935016 gene encoding uncharacterized protein LOC100935016, which produces MERMTLQKKNKIKEKPPSLIPYGKTFMSPLPFFENDPNTRVTFNIRKSSTPRTTMSLEYLPYFRTYEGPSDEPSTLNLGSCLQEEVVIKEKECRKIANVWHKENQKDLVPSTGFFPYYRSQDEFLVSPFLRSRLRKAHRIKSRNEEKRRESNRKFAIHKCRASLLSLKPNVDLQPLPKNSPSCSSLLLFSTDASEESQLDVPLFNDDTFCSAGFTPYYRTEETLQASPIPIILSSVPRGHEWDGTEIRRRNWIVPTYYGVCQKHSKS; this is translated from the exons ATGGAAAGAATG actttacagaagaaaaataagatcaaggaGAAACCCCCCTCTCTGATCCCCTATGGGAAGACATTTATGTCTCCTCTTCCATTCTTTGAGAATGACCCAAATACCAGGGTTACTTTCAACATCAGGAAATCATCCACACCAAGGACAACCATGTCTTTGGaatatttaccatattttagaacatatgaaGGGCCCTCTGACGAACCGTCAACTTTGAATTTGGGGTCCTGCCTCCAGGAAGAAGTCGTCATTAAGGAAAAAGAATGCAGGAAAATAGCCAATGTTTGGCATAAGGAGAACCAGAAAGACTTGGTTCCCTCCACTGGATTCTTTCCATATTATCGATCTCAGGATGAATTCTTAGTCAGCCCATTTCTACGGAGCAGATTACGTAAAGCCCATAGGATAAAAtccagaaatgaagaaaaaagaagagaatctaATAGGAAATTTGCTATTCATAAATGTAGA GCCTCCTTGTTAAGTCTTAAACCAAATGTTGATCTCCAACCCTTGCCCAAGAACTCTCCTTCTTGTAGTTCCCTTCTATTGTTCTCTACTGATGCCTCTGAAGAAAGCCAACTGGATGTCCCTTTGTTCAATGATGACACCTTTTGCTCTGCAGGGTTCACTCCCTATTACAGAACTGAAGAAACACTTCAGGCCAGTCCCATCCCAATAATTCTTTCTTCAGTTCCCAGAGGCCATGAATGGGATGGCACTGAAATAAGGAGAAGAAATTGGATCGTACCGACTTACTATGGGGTGTGTCAGAAACATAGCAAATCTTAA